AAAAATCAAAAATCAACGTGAATATGTGTTTTGGCGATGATTACGCAATACTCGATTAGAACAAATCTATAAAAATTAACATTTTAACAAAATAGTAAACAAAAAACCCCATGTGATTTTACACGGGACTGTACTATGTTCCTTTTGTATAAAGCTTGTAAGTTAGATAAAAATCATACCAATTTTTATTGATTCGGACATCTAACGAGCGATTCACCCGCTATATAAAAAAGCCTACCATTCGCTTTAAAGGAATGGCAGGCTTTTAATATTATTTTGTCCTCTCAGAGGAGAAGATTACTTGTTGAAGCTAAATTTTTGCTTGAAAGCAGCGAAACCCGGGTATTTTGCTACTTCGCCCAAAGACTCCTCAATTCTAAGCAGTTGGTTGTATTTAGCCATACGGTCAGATCTTGATGCTGAACCTGTCTTGATTTGTCCACAGTTCAAAGCAACTGCAAGGTCTGCAATTGTAGTATCCTCAGTTTCACCTGATCTGTGAGACATTACAGAAGTATAACCAGCTCTGTGAGCCATATCTACTGCTGCAATTGTTTCCGTAAGTGTACCAATCTGGTTTACTTTAATCAGGATTGAGTTACCAATACCTTTCTCGATACCTTCAGACAGACGCTTCACGTTTGTTACAAACAAGTCATCACCTACCAACTGGCACTTGTCACCGACTTTGTCAGTCAGGATTTTCCAACCTTCCCAGTCGTTTTCATCCATACCGTCTTCGATTGAAGTGATAGGGTATTTGTCTACCAACTGTGCCAAGAACTCAGCTTGCTCAGCTGGAGTTTTCACACCACCTTTAGTATCGTTGAATTTAGTGTAGTCGTACTTACCATCAACGTAGAACTCAGCTGATGCACAGTCCAGCGCGATAGTAATGTCTTTACCTGGCTCGTAACCAGCGTTTCTGATAGCCAAAAGAACACTGTCAAGTGCATCCTCTGTAGAATCAAATGCAGGAGCGAAACCACCTTCGTCACCTACAGCAGTGCTCAAGCCTCTATCGTGGATTACTTTTTTCAGGTGATGGAATACCTCACAACCCATTTGGATTGCTTTTGTGAAGTTTGGTGCATTTACAGGCTGTACCATAAACTCTTGGAAAGCAATAGGAGCATCCGAGTGAGAACCACCGTTAATGATGTTCATCATTGGTACAGGAAGCGTGTTTGCTGAAACTCCACCTACGTATCTGTAAAGAGGAAGACCCAACTCTGCTGCTGCTGCATGTGCTACTGCCAGTGAAACACCCAAAATGGCGTTAGCACCCAGCTTTGATTTATTTTCAGTGCCGTCAATCTTGATCATGATATCGTCGATCAGGTTCTGCTCGAATACAGAGTAACCGATCAACTCCTCAGCGATGATGCTATTTACATTGTCAACCGCTTTAGTAACGGCTTTACCCAAGTAAGCATCGCCTTTGTCTCTCAGCTCAACTGCTTCGTGCTCACCAGTTGAAGCACCAGAAGGTACTGCAGCACGGCCGATTTTACCATTATCAGTCATTACCTCAACTTCTACAGTAGGATTACCTCTAGAGTCAAGAATTTGTCTTGCATGAATGTTTTGGATAAAGCTCATTTGTAAGAACTATTATTTGGTTATAAAAATAGATACGACACAATATAGGGCTGAGTATGAGAGAAAAACATGATATATATCAGCATATCTTAATGTCGTTAGGAGCAAAATGGAAAGCTATAAGAGTAGTTATGCCACCAAACACAGCATTGACCTGATTTTCAAACCACAATATAAGTGTTAAAAAACACTTTAATCAGTCAACAAAGCGAAACTATAAGTGTGAAAAATAGTTAAAATTCAATTTCACAACCAACTTCACCCGATTTACTCTGCTATATACAACTGTATCTCTACATAATTTAAAAGAGGATTTCACCCTAAAAAATAAGAGCAGCTCCCTTATGAAAGAGAGCTGCTCAAATATGAAAAGTGCAAATGCACCTTGTGTCTTAATTGTATTGCAGGTAATTATCCCACTTCTCCAAGACAGTTGTCAAATCCTCTGGCAATTCGGTATCAAACTGCATCCATTTCCCTGTTCTTGGATGGACGAATCCTAAAGACTTTGCGTGAAGTCCTTGTCTTGGTAAAATACTAAAACAATTTTCAACAAACTGCTTGTACTTACCTGTATTCACCCCTTTAAGGATTCTGTTACCTCCATACATCACATCTCCAAAAAGTGGATGCCCAAGGTACTTCATATGAACACGGATTTGGTGCGTACGTCCTGTCTCAAGGTTACATTGCACTAACGATACATATCTTAATCGTTTCAGCACCTTGTAATGAGTAACAGCAAACTTACCATAGTTTCCTTCTTCATGGACTGTACTAACACGACGATCCGAAAAACTACGTCCTATAAAATTCTTGACTGTTCCTTGCTCCTCATCTGGCTCTCCCCAAACCAAGGCATAGTAGGTACGCTCAATTGAGTGATCATAAAACTGTCTCGCCAAGTGATTCATAGCCTGCTCAGTCTTGGCAACTACCAGCAGCCCTGAAGTGTCTTTGTCAATACGGTGAACCAACCCTGGCTTATCATCAGCATTGAACGCAGTTGGCAACTGCCCAAAATGATAAACCAATGCATTGACCAAGGTACCATCCCAGTTGTTAAACCCAGGGTGTACGACCATGCCCGGCTCCTTGTTCACCACAAGCAAATCATCATCTTCATATACAACATTAAGAGGGATATTCTGAGGTACTACTTCTGTATCTCCTCTTTGCTGAGGCATTATTACCATTACAACATCTCCAGCCCTAACCTTATAATTAGGTTTAACTGGAAATCCATTTACCAGTACATCTCCATCGCGGATTCCATCCTGAATTCTGTTTCTAGACAGATTTGGGATTCGATTTACCAAAAACTTGTCAATGCGAAGCAGCGCCTGTCCCATATCCACATCGATACGCATTTCGTCGAACTTTACTTCTTCGCCGTCCTGCATATCTCCATCCATGTCAATCTCATTCTGGAACTTATCTACACTGACACCTCCGTACTGGTCATCGGCAGCAACAGGTCTATTCCCCTCGGTCTTTTTGTCTTCAAACTTACCGTTTTCCATAAGGTTGTAAGCAGTTAATTATCAGTTACCTGAAAAATAATATAGTAGTCAGTCTTCAACAGTTGGTATTAATTGCTATTGAGTCATTATTCAGATTACTGACCTTGTATTGAAATTATTCTTGGTTCAATTTAAATGCTAATATCAGCTTTAGAATTTCATCAATTCTACTAAGCTGATTTATTACTGCTGACTCCATCTTAATAGAATAGCCAAAACAGCAAGCACAAACGATTACAAAGATATAGATTATTATCCTTATTTCTACTCTCAGCATTATCACAGCACTCGTTATGCAGAAACGTTATGAAAAACACTTTATAATTCAATCAATCAACAGAAAAGTTGTAAAAAAGAAAGGACAGCCAAACGGCTGCCCTTCTTAATTATACATATAGAAATAATCATGGTGTTGGTACTATTTATGAAAAAGCTTCAGCACTTGTTTCTGGTTACCAGAAATCACTTGTATGACTATAAATCCTTTATATGGTTTATCATTTCCCAATTGAATCACCGTAGCCCCTCTTGACAGTTGAACCTCTTTTTGAGATAAAATCCTCCCTTGCTGATCGATTACCCTAAAGTAAAACCTATCACCTTTAGGGGTAAACAACTCTATGTTAAACCCTCCTGAAGTAGGGTTTGAGATATTACCTATCTCCCATTTAGTAGTTGATACATCTTGATATACCAAAGGGAAATATTCATACTGCCCATTATAATCTACCTGTTTCAGTCTATAGAATACATCTCCAGAAGGTGTATTACTATCTATAAACTCATAATCAACCCTCATTTGCGTATACCCACTCCCTTTGACCTCTCCCAACTTTTCGTAGGTAATACCGTCTGTTGATCTTTCAATTTCAAAATGGCTATTATTTTCTTCTGAAGCTGTAGCCCATGAAAGTTGGACACCTTCACTTACTCCATTGGCTGAAAAATATATCAGCTCAACTGGCAATACAGTATTTCCATCTTTATTGATAAGCAATGGCCCTCCTATTGGGGCAGGATCTGATATTAAGCCACTGTAAAGTAAATTGTCACTACCTGCCTGAATACCTGAGCCAAAAATACTGAACTCAACATCCAATTCTCCACTAGATAATATCAAAATGGCAGAACCTTCAGGCAAATAAATGTCATTACCATCCTCTATGTTCATTTGGTCATTCAGAATAAACAACACGGGGTCTGAGCCTTCATAAACAAATTCAAAACCCAACACAGGGTAAGAACTAAATACCAAAGGGTTTTCAACAAAAACAACATCCCCTTCCCATGTATCCAGTACCTCTTGAAGGTATACCATATCTTCTGAAGGAATGGTACTGCTTGATAGATCGGCAATATCCCACTTCCCGTCTCCCCCTTGGTTTAAATCACTCCAGTTGCTACTTCCCTGCATATATTCATCTAAGGAGTCATTTCCAAAAACACCATTCTTTGGAGAGGAAACTGTTTCACTACTTATATTGATAAAACCATTCTGAGCATTGGCAATACTGACCAAGCATACCAAAGCGGTACACATTAAAACTGAGTAAAGTGTTTTCATGCGGGAGATGAGTTTATAAATCAGGTTGGAATAGAAATCTGGCTTCAATCGCAAATACCATAAAATAACTCCAATAACTTGTCAGAGCTGCTGGTCAATTAGAAACCATAAATGATAAAGAGGAGGTTGCCTGATCAAATAAGAGGGGCTTTTGGTTTAAAACCAGTTTTATAGGATTGATCAGGACACAATTTGAGAGAGTGTTTTTTAAAAGTTAGGCTTTTCATAGTGGTAATAAATGGGTTAATAATTCAGGTTAGTGAATCGAGAGTTAATCTAACAATGTTATATACTGATCGTGTTCTAAAACTGTGGGTATTGATTCAAAACAGATTCTTCAGTATAAAGTACATGGTTGATTTTTGTTAGTAATTTTAAGTAAAGTGAGTTAGGTCTTTACTTAGATGGTTGGTTTCGTTATTTGATAATGTATTAATCTTAATCTGAATATAGGTCGTTGACACCAATTTGTAAATTTTACGTAAGGAAAAAGCCTTTTTTCGATTTATCTCTCAGCTGTAATGTTGCCACAATTACCTTAGTTCTTCTACCAATACAGTCTTCTGAAACCCTATAAAGTACATTAGCTATATCTGGCATTGAAATAAAAAAACCACACCCTGTTAAGATGTGGTTTCTATAGTTTTTAAAGCTTCTTATATCTGAATTCCTTTTTTCCAGACAGTTACAGGCTTCAGTCTCCCCTGCTGGTAAAGTATCTCACGGAAATCACTTACAGGGTAAGCTTGTAAGTCTGCCAACTGGTTTTCTATTATTCTTCCTCTGTCTGATACGCCCAAAGCTTTAGCAGCACGGAAAGTCAACCCTGCAAATACCTCAGCGGTACTCAACTTTTCTGCGGCACTCAATACAGCAGCTTGCATCAGCAAATCTCCCATCGGTGCTGAACCTGGATTCCAGTCGCTTGCAATTGCTACACTTGCTCCTTTATCCAATAATTTTCGAGCAGGTGTATAAGCCATTCCCAATCCCAAGGATGCTCCTGGCAAGGCTACAGCCACCATATCTGCATTGGCCATCAACTCAATTTCCTTGTCAGTACTGCTTTCGAGGTGCTCGGCAGACAATGCACCTACTTCCTTCGCTACAGCACTGCCACCTGTAGAAAACTGGTCTGCATGTACCGTAATCTCAAACCCCATTTCTTTTGCCTTCTGCAAATAGGCCTTGGACTCGTCTTCACCAAATGCTGTCTCTTCTATAAAGATATCTACACGGTTTGCCAACTCCTGCTTTTTAACCTCAGGTAAAAGGTCATTTAGAATATGGTTAAGGTATTCTTCTTGAGTACCTTCAAAATCTTTAGGTTTTATATGCGCAGCCAAGCATGTAGCAACCAAGTCTGCGATTACTTGACGGTTTGCCTCTTTGATTGCCTTCAACATCTTCAGCTCACCTTCAAGACTCAAGGCATATCCACTCTTCACTTCAATCGTAGTGATACCATCTGCCAAATGTCTCTCCGCTCTGTTAACTGTATTTTCAACCAACTCTTCCAATGAGGCATTTCTTGTTTTGGTTACAGAATCCCAGATACCACCACCAGCTTTAGCTATTTCAAGATATGGCTTTCCTGCAATTCGCATCGCATAATCTCGTGCACGGCTTCCAGCCCAACAAATATGCGTATGACAGTCAATAAAACCTGGCAATAAAACCTGCTCCTCCTCTATGACTTCTTTTTCAATATTGGGATATTCTGAAAGCAAAGTATCATAATCGCCCACTGTGACAACCTTGCCATTGGCTACTACTACGCCCCCATTTTCCAGCACATCCAATTCCTCATCAGCAATAGCACCTTTTTCCGGTAGACTTGCCAAAGTGAGAATCTGAGCAAATGGTCCTATCAGTTTCATAATATTTTTATAAATAAATGGGTATTACCCACCATATAAATATGGCAGGCAATACCCTGAATCTATTAAACCTATAATTAAATCAACATTCCAAAGTTGTCGCCAACTTCTTTTGCCTTATCATACCCTGCATCCGCATGACGGAAAATGCCCATCGCTGGATCATTGTACAATACACGACGGATACACTCATCTGCACGATCAGTACCGTCAGCTAGAATTACCTGACCTGCGTGCTGAGAGTATCCCATACCTACACCTCCACCATGGTGGAATGATACCCAAGTAGCACCACCTGCCGTATTCGACATCAGGTTCAGCAATGGCCAATCTGATACAGCATCTGAGCCATCAAGCATTGACTCAGTCTCTCTGTTAGGGGACGCTACTGAACCACAATCCAAATGGTCACGACCGATAATGATAGGTGCTTTCACTTTTCCAGTTCTTACAAGGTCATTGAAGATCAAGCCAGCTTTCTCACGCTCACCCATTCCCAACCAACAGATTCGGGACGGCAACCCTTGGAAAGCTACTTTTTCTCTTGCCTCATCCAACCACTTGATCAGGTGATCATTCTCAGGGAATGCTTCTTTCAGTGCCTGATCTGTTGTATAGATATCTTCAGGATCACCTGAAAGTGCTACCCAACGGAAAGGTCCTTTGCCTTCACAGAACAATGGACGGATATATGCCGGTGTAAAACCTGGGAAGTTAAATGCATTTTCACAACCACCCTGTCTTGCAAATTCACGAAGGTTGTTACCATAATCAAACGTGACAGCACCTTTCTCCTGAAGTTTCAGCATTAACTCTACGTGGCGAGCCATACTCTTGATAGACTTCTCCTTGTAAAGTTCAGGGTTGTCTTTACGCAACTGAAGTGCTTCTTCAAGTGACATACCGTTTGGAACATAGCCATTCAGTGGGTCATGAGCAGAAGTCTGGTCAGTCAGAACATCTGGCGTGATACCATCCTGAATCAAGCGCTCCAGCACATCTCCAATATCCCCTACCAAACCAACAGAAAGGTTTTCACCTTTTTCCTTTGCTTCCATTACCCATTGGATGGCTTCCTCATATGAGTAAGTCATCTTGTCGATGTAGCGCGTATCAATACGTTTCTGGATTCTTGTAGGGTCAATATCCACGCCAAGGAATGTTGCTCCTGCCAATGTTGCAGCTAGTGGCTGAGCGCCACCCATTCCACCAAGACCACCTGTTACCAGTAGCTTGTGACGCAAGTCTCCATCAAAATGCTTGTTACCACAAGAAACAAACGTCTCGTAAGTACCTTGCAGGATACCTTGTGTTCCAATATATATCCAAGAGCCAGCAGTCATCTGACCGTACATCATCAGACCTCGCTCTCTCAGTTCTTCAAAGTGTTTCCAATCAGCCCAAGCAGGTACCAAGTTAGAGTTTGCAATCATTACTCTTGGTGCTTGAGGGTGTGTTCTTACCACACCAACAGGTTTACCTGACTGTACCAATAAAGAGTGGTTCTCATCAAGCTCCAGCAGTACTTGAATGATTTTTTCCAGAGACTCACGGTTTCTTGCAGCCTGACCGATACCGCCATACACGACCAGTTCGTCAGGGTTTTCAGCTACTTCCGCGTCCAGGTTATTCAGGAACATACGTAGAGCAGCTTCAGTCTGCCATGATTTAGCATGAAGTTTATTTCCTCTAGGAGCCTTATAGTGCGGGTGTGCCGCAAACTCCTTAATAAAGTCCGAATAGTTCGTTGTGTTCTCCATTGAAGTTTATTCCGTTTTCTTCAGCTATACGGTTAGCTGTGGTTACTAATGATTTATTTGAGATGATTTGCTGTAATGCTGACAAGTCTTTGGCAAAAATCCTGTCCTCATCTGCGAATGGTACATACTCCCTCACAAATTTGTGGCAAGCCTCAATCACAGGTGTAGACTTTAATGGTCTGCGGAAATCAAGTCCCTGTGCAGCATTCAACAACTCAACTGCTAATATTTTTTCAAGATTGGAAATCACCTGATTGGTTTTTCTTCCACTTACAGATCCCATCGATACATGGTCTTCCTGACCTAGAGAAGTCGGAACACTATCTGCACTTGCAGGGAAACAAAGTGTTTTGTTTTCAGTCACCAATGCCGCTGAAGTATACTGAGGAATCATCATACCTGAGTTCAGTCCCGTATCTTTCATCAACAGTTTTGGCAAACCGTAACGTCCTTCAATAATCAGGTAAGACCTTCTGTCTGAGATATTACCGACTTCTGCTGCCGCAATTGTAGCATAATCTAATGGCAATGCCATTGGCTGACCATGGAAGTTACCACCACTGATAGTATTATCTGCATCCAGAATAATTGGATTATCTGTTACGGCATTCAGCTCGATCTCTGTCATTTCCTTCAGGTGCAACCAAGCATTTCTAGAAGCTCCATGAACCTGAGGCATACAACGTAGTGAATATGGATCCTGTACCCGATCACAATTAAGGTGTGAATTCAAGATTTCAGATCCATTAAGCAAGGTATCCAACCTATGTGCAACCAGCTGATTTCCCTTATAAGGTCTGATTTCGTGCAGTTCCTTTTCAAATGGCCTTGCAGACCCCATCATTGCTTCCAATGACATAGCACCGATCAGGTCAGCTGCTTCCAAAGCATTGTGAAGTCGCTCAACAGCTTTCACTGCAAAAGACAAGATGAACTGCGTACCATTGATCAAAGCCAAACCTTCTTTAGGACCTAGTTCCAAAGGCGCCAAACCTCGCTGTTGTATCACTTCTGCCATTGGCTTGAGGTTGCCGTCTACGAAGACTTCTCCCATACCAATCAAAGGAAGGAAAAGGTGAGACAAAGGCGCCAAGTCTCCTGATGCACCTACAGATCCTTGTTCAGGAACAGCAGGTACTACATCATTGTCAATATGCCATATGATACGCTCAAGGGTCTCTAGAGCAATACCTGAAAAGCCTTGAGCCAAAGCATGAACTTTGGTAATCATCATCAGCTTAGAGACTTCTTCAGGAATATTATCTCCCATTCCTACACTGTGGCTTTGCAGGATTTTATGTTGAAGCGTCTTGGTATCCTCCTCTGAAATCTTGGTTGTACACAAAGGACCAAAACCTGTATTTACACCATATACAGTTCTTTGGCTAGCTACAATTTGTGCTACATCTGCATGGCTTTTACTTACTTTCTGGCGTACTTCATCTGACAATACACCTTGTGTACGACCTGCTGCGATATCAAGTGCAATCCCGACAGTTAGCCTGTCGTGACCGTATCTGAAAAGTGTGTTCATGTGTTTAGTAGGTTAGTATATTTTTCACTGGTCAAAATCTTCCCTTCCGTTTGAGATATTCATTATTGGGAAGACACTCCGATTTTTTCCAGCACTCTTTCTTTCAAATCTTTTTGGTCCAAGTTGTTTTCCAACTCATCAAAACCTTTCAACAAGTGTTGACTGTGTGTACCTTCCATCAGCAATTCGCCCATTGCCCCTTGTAAGGCATCCCATACAGCCTTTGCCTTATTTTTCACTTCAAGACCTTCATTAGTCAGCGTAATCAGTCTCTTCCTACCATCTTCAGGGTCTTTCTCTGTCTTGACCAGTTTTTTCCTTTCTAGGTTTGTCACTAATTGACTGATAGCAGAGTGACTCACCTCCAGTTTGTCTGAAACCTCAATCAATGAGATTCGCTCTTCTTTATCCAACAGGTAGAACACAGGAAACCAACTTGCATCAAATGGTATTTCCAATTGCGTATAGACCTTGTTTACATCAGAAAGAAAACGGTCACTGATTCTTTTAAGTCGGCTACCAAATATTAAGGCACCTAATTCTTTGTAGAAGTCCATCTTTGTCCCAGGTTATTGATTCAAATGCAATTTAAATAAAAAAATATATAAGCACTTATATTTATTAAGTATTTCTTCAGATTGTTTTATTAAACAGTTTTTTTTCATTTTTTCTATGTGTTTTAATAATAATAATGTGACTCTCTATCGTTACCAAAGAAATCAATAACCGAAAAACAGCTTTATTAGCTATTAATAAAAACCCAAGGGGCAGTCATCGTCATACTAATTTAGCACGACTCCGTACTATACATTATTCACAAACAACTACAACATCAAAAAATGACTACAGCTATTACAAATGGCATCAAGGTAAGTATAGAAACACACTTTCAAGAAGATTATTCCGATGTTAAAGAATCACACTTTGTCTTTACTTATAGAGTATTGATTGAGAACATGAGTGACTACACCGTACAACTCATCAGCCGCAAGTGGCACGTTTGCAACGCCTTCGGGTTTAGAGAAAAAATTGAAGGTGATGGAGTTGTTGGTAAACAGCCAATCTTGGAACCAGGTGAGAAACATCAATATGTTTCGGGTTGTAACCTCCAAACTGAGATAGGAAAAATGAGTGGTTCTTACATCATGGAAAGACTACTTGATGGTTCAAATATTGAAGTTGAAATACCTGAATTTGTACTTTCAACTCCCTATCGTCTCAATTGAACTTATAATTATTTTATTTTTATCTACTAGCACTAACTAAAATCTACTTCTATCCTAATTTTTATTACCTATAAGGGAGAATATTGGGTGTATTCTTATAACATCAACTTACACCCTAACACTCATCTTCCACTTTAACTTTTTGAGCTTTTTTCCTAAATTATTTTCAGTCAAATACTGTACTGTCACCTTTACTCTACACGCAAAGAACTTGTTTCTACTATAACTGAAAGTTGAAACCAGTCCAATACCTAACTTAACACCAAAAGACTTATGCTACTCCAACTACTACTGTTGCCTATCAATTCTTCAATAACCCCTTATTTACTTTTTCCGCCGCCCAACGTATCCTTTTCACTTCCTAATCCTACCAGTTAGATTCCCTGTAGGAAAATCAAGTTTTACCTGATTCTTAGACTCATTTGACCTGAAGTTCTTGTGGATACACGCGCCATTCATAATATACCTTCCAGACTAAGTGCTGAAAAAATCCAATTGCTTACCACTCATACGCACTCAGCCTATTGGGAATACGATTTCACTACAGAAAAAATCGCTTTCAGCAGTAACCTATTCACCATGATAGGACAACCTGAAGTTCAAGGTTATACCCCTATTCGTAAGTTTAAAAAAGTGATTGAGAAAGAATCATCCGAGAGGTTATTGTATTTTCTGCACATGCTCAAGAAAGGAGATCATACCGCATTCTCTATGAGGTTTAACTGCCTATATGGAAATGGTGAACTTATCAACTTTGAAATGAAAGCCCATCGCCTCAATACCAAACAAGTATTTGGCACCTTACTACTTATATCCAAAGCAGGTGACGCCACGGAAAAGCAGACAGAAAGTGCTATTGAATCGGAAAGGAAAAGAATTGGAAGGGAATTGCATGACCATCTAGGTCAATACCTGACAGCTATCAGTATTGCCTTAGATAAACTGACAATAGAAAATGACCAGCTTACTGAAAAAAGTCTTCCTGCACTTTATAAGAGTCAGCAACTGATCAAGGACTCCATTAATGTATGCAGAGAACTGTCCCACCAATTGACAGCTGAAAACCAGCTGCCACTTGCAACTGAATTACAGAGAATTGCTGCAATCCCCGAGAATATATTTGATGGAGAAATCACCTTTCACCATAATATTGAAGGAATGGTATTCAGCGATATTTTAACCCACAATATTTGCAATATCGTCCAAGAGTCCATAAATAATTGTCTAAAACACGCCCAAGCCACTCAAATAACTATTCAGCTGATCAACCATAAAGCTGAAAATCTCATTACACTAACAATTGAAGATAACGGTCTAGGTTTTCAAACCACCCCAAACTCACCAGTAACTCAGGGCATAGGCCTGTCCAACATCAAGCAGTATACAGGACAGTTAGGTGGCATCTGTGATATTGAAAGTGCCTCCCAGAAAGGCACTGCTATCATCATACAGATTCCTCTCTCGCCTAATGAGCCACAACTTATCTCAAGCTATGGAAAAAACTAGAATCATGTTGGTGGATGACCATAAGGTCATTCGTGATGGAATCCGCTCTTACTTTGACGATGACCCTAACTACGTTGTTGTTATTGAGGCAGGGAGCGGAGAAGAAGCCTTACGCTTACTCAAACAAGTTCAGGTAGATATTGTCATTATTGACATCAATATGGAAGAAATGGATGGCATTACCTGTACCAAACAAATTGTTGATAATTATGAGCATATCAATGTCATCGCACTAACCATGCTCAATGAGCCTCAAGTCATTAAGCAAATGATGGACGCTGGTGCACATGCATTCTTGTTAAAGGACTGTGGAAAAAAGGAGCTTATATCTGCCTTAGATACTGTCCGGAATGGTGACATCTATTACAGTAATACAGCTACGCACACCATAATGAGTAGTATAGGCAAAAAAAGAGCCTCTCAAACCAATACTTCAAAAGACATCCCTCTTACTCCCCGAGAAAAAGAAGTCCTTATGCTAATCACCAATGAGTTTTCCAATAAAGAAATAGCAGACACATTATTCATCAGTATGAGAACCGTAGATGCCCACAAACGGAATCTTTTGGAAAAAACAGGCTCAAAAAATATTGCAGGACTTGTCAAGTATGCTTTAAGCTTGGGTATTCATGAGAATACTTGAGTTGACTTACTAAATGCAGGCAAAGTCCAATTAATCATAAACTTTGAAATAGGCGAAATACCTAAATAATCCAAATAGGCAAATCCCCAATGTATATGATATAAAACATCTCTACTTTTAAAATAAGAAATCACTCTGATGCAAAGACATTTATAATAAAAGCCGAGTAGCACACAGAGTAGTTCATCAGTTACAGATTGCATGGAAAGGGCAACACCTATGGAGTTGTCCTTTTTTTATATCCAAAACTCTCATCTCCCTCCCCCTCTTGGCTCTGATAAAGCGCCAACCACATTCTCTAAATATCCGTTTACTTATATTTCCACTTCCAATAATTATTCATTATCATCTGAAAAATTTTATAAAATCAGACAAATAAGGATGCACTCTCCTAGTAAGTACTATTGGCTGTTGATAACCTTCAAAAGGTTGCTTAATGATGTCAGCAATCAAAAACAATATATCCGCACCCAT
This portion of the Limibacter armeniacum genome encodes:
- the apaG gene encoding Co2+/Mg2+ efflux protein ApaG, which codes for MTTAITNGIKVSIETHFQEDYSDVKESHFVFTYRVLIENMSDYTVQLISRKWHVCNAFGFREKIEGDGVVGKQPILEPGEKHQYVSGCNLQTEIGKMSGSYIMERLLDGSNIEVEIPEFVLSTPYRLN
- the hutH gene encoding histidine ammonia-lyase, giving the protein MNTLFRYGHDRLTVGIALDIAAGRTQGVLSDEVRQKVSKSHADVAQIVASQRTVYGVNTGFGPLCTTKISEEDTKTLQHKILQSHSVGMGDNIPEEVSKLMMITKVHALAQGFSGIALETLERIIWHIDNDVVPAVPEQGSVGASGDLAPLSHLFLPLIGMGEVFVDGNLKPMAEVIQQRGLAPLELGPKEGLALINGTQFILSFAVKAVERLHNALEAADLIGAMSLEAMMGSARPFEKELHEIRPYKGNQLVAHRLDTLLNGSEILNSHLNCDRVQDPYSLRCMPQVHGASRNAWLHLKEMTEIELNAVTDNPIILDADNTISGGNFHGQPMALPLDYATIAAAEVGNISDRRSYLIIEGRYGLPKLLMKDTGLNSGMMIPQYTSAALVTENKTLCFPASADSVPTSLGQEDHVSMGSVSGRKTNQVISNLEKILAVELLNAAQGLDFRRPLKSTPVIEACHKFVREYVPFADEDRIFAKDLSALQQIISNKSLVTTANRIAEENGINFNGEHNELFGLY
- a CDS encoding response regulator transcription factor translates to MEKTRIMLVDDHKVIRDGIRSYFDDDPNYVVVIEAGSGEEALRLLKQVQVDIVIIDINMEEMDGITCTKQIVDNYEHINVIALTMLNEPQVIKQMMDAGAHAFLLKDCGKKELISALDTVRNGDIYYSNTATHTIMSSIGKKRASQTNTSKDIPLTPREKEVLMLITNEFSNKEIADTLFISMRTVDAHKRNLLEKTGSKNIAGLVKYALSLGIHENT
- a CDS encoding MarR family winged helix-turn-helix transcriptional regulator — protein: MDFYKELGALIFGSRLKRISDRFLSDVNKVYTQLEIPFDASWFPVFYLLDKEERISLIEVSDKLEVSHSAISQLVTNLERKKLVKTEKDPEDGRKRLITLTNEGLEVKNKAKAVWDALQGAMGELLMEGTHSQHLLKGFDELENNLDQKDLKERVLEKIGVSSQ
- a CDS encoding sensor histidine kinase, producing MDTRAIHNIPSRLSAEKIQLLTTHTHSAYWEYDFTTEKIAFSSNLFTMIGQPEVQGYTPIRKFKKVIEKESSERLLYFLHMLKKGDHTAFSMRFNCLYGNGELINFEMKAHRLNTKQVFGTLLLISKAGDATEKQTESAIESERKRIGRELHDHLGQYLTAISIALDKLTIENDQLTEKSLPALYKSQQLIKDSINVCRELSHQLTAENQLPLATELQRIAAIPENIFDGEITFHHNIEGMVFSDILTHNICNIVQESINNCLKHAQATQITIQLINHKAENLITLTIEDNGLGFQTTPNSPVTQGIGLSNIKQYTGQLGGICDIESASQKGTAIIIQIPLSPNEPQLISSYGKN